A stretch of Planococcus citri chromosome 5, ihPlaCitr1.1, whole genome shotgun sequence DNA encodes these proteins:
- the LOC135849351 gene encoding esterase E4-like isoform X1 translates to MKITAIIVLSGYLFCASSDAQYSWTNNTFHRSMCGKAACEELVIETVAGKIQGRAFQSVLNKAEYYAFLGIPYAKPPVGYLRFQVSQPVDHWHGIYPAYHEKRNCPQIYLLSDLIGLNAEDCLYLTFYTPQIPRKIVSLKPVIVNIHGGAFVAASGSKLFYSPDYLIIKDVVVVSFNYRLGVLGFLNLGIPECAGNMGLKDQVMALKWIQQNIARFGGDPKNIVISGESAGGASVHFHLVSPMSRGLFHKAIVRSGTSLSPWALTYNPIVQAFEIGELCGYRGKDRYKLLKHLMTKPFSDISAAALSWFFHYRKVYPARPLIIGPSVEMDPKGAFLPDFPSNLIKSAIPVPTIFGFNNKDGIFIIIVVFGYF, encoded by the exons ATGAAAATAACCGCGATAATAGTTCTAAGTGGGTATTTATTTTGTGCTTCGAGTGATGCTCAGTATTCTTGGACGAATAATACGTTCCACAGATCTATGTGTGGCAAAGCAGCTTGCGAGGAATTAGTGATAGAAACGGTGGCAGGTAAAATTCAAGGCAGAGCTTTCCAGTCAGTTTTGAATAAAGCAGAATATTACGCATTTCTTGGAATACCTTACGCTAAACCGCCAGTGGGATATTTACGGTTTCAA GTTTCTCAACCCGTTGACCATTGGCATGGTATATATCCGGCTTATCACGAGAAACGCAATTGTCCACAAATATACCTTCTAAGCGATCTTATAGGACTGAATGCTGAAGATTGTTTGTATTTGACTTTTTACACTCCACAA ATTCCTCGAAAAATTGTTTCTCTTAAACCGGTGATCGTTAATATTCACGGAGGAGCTTTCGTCGCTGCAAGTGGGTCAAAGCTGTTCTATTCACCTGATTATCTGATCATTAAAGATGTCGTTGTCGTGTCCTTTAATTATCGCCTAGGAGTTCTAG GATTTTTGAATCTGGGAATACCCGAATGTGCGGGGAATATGGGTTTGAAGGATCAAGTGATGGCTTTGAAATGGATACAGCAAAATATAGCGAGATTTGGAGGTGATCCGAAAAACATTGTAATTTCAGGAGAAAGTGCAGGAGGAGCTTCAGTTCACTTTCATCTCGTGTCACCCATGTCCAGAG GACTTTTCCATAAGGCAATCGTAAGAAGTGGCACATCTTTGAGTCCTTGGGCTCTCACTTATAATCCTATCGTTCAAGCATTTGAAATTGGTGAACTATGCGGATATCGTGGTAAAGATCGGTACAAGCTATTGAAGCATTTGATGACGAAACCATTCTCGGATATTTCGGCCGCAGCTTTGTCATGGTTTTTTCATTACAGAAAA GTTTATCCCGCAAGGCCTTTGATAATCGGGCCTTCTGTTGAGATGGATCCCAAAGGAGCCTTTTTACCAGACTTTccttcaaatttgatcaaatcagcGATCCCAGTTCCTACTATTTTCGGATTCAATAACAAAGATGGAATCTTCATaattatag ttgtATTcggatatttttaa